The Cloeon dipterum chromosome X, ieCloDipt1.1, whole genome shotgun sequence genome includes a window with the following:
- the LOC135945845 gene encoding protein argonaute-2-like, translated as MGGRGRGRGRGRGQQQEKDEEFPALGRLQIDKSSPVQAGRGQVGGSMSRGSPASRGSPASRGSPASSGSPASRGSPAFRGSPASSNWPASRGSPASSGSPASSGSPASSNWQASSNWQAFRGSPASSGSRSSPAANTPSRYSQPSTPAGRSSSTASSQASTPSSPNSSRPGNRMAVVTNHFEIEWNKHMVITMYDVEIKLISEDNTLKDCPKKYIKPGMYAFGEMVWPNQHPAFDGSKLLFSCGSKLINGPETKDVTVRNEDRFNQSGQAETAKLRITVKEVNDVSLSEIDEFVCKNTDQFPQPAIQAIDVVLRNSGMTRSGFFKVGRNFFWSPRNPKSLGGGMDLWYGVFQSATLGKSTTLGTGRVFLNVDVAHKGFPRAQWVRDLVADLGTPPPKFNQPPPPRFNPETKYQYGTKRFLDEQLCNFLKGLKVVYEIPNIANSKRVYRVNNVVAGPHEHRFTHEDEKRHEKEMTVAKYYADVRRYEINFPNWPCLHVGSRDRKILVPMELCRVAPDQVTVKKLSDEQTSNMAKEAATIPEFREANILAAFKSLRLDEDACLKEFGINVQAAMTQVEGRVLPPPALKYKSGQQIRVRNGQWNMYREKFQVAAKAVQKWVIIDLCGADGQIQILTNKLAETGASLGMTFDERPKIIRSGMLDSIRDLTQFLENKAEEGPFDLAVVLIPDYVSGQSPYPVVKQVLELKGKMLTQCIRKTTMGNLNKPNVVSNILLKINSKLDGKNHSLHKDSRPPCFNQIVMIMGADVTHPPPDSKTCPSVAAVTASHDKEDVFKFNMQWRLQPPRVEEILDMENITLAHLKYFASKNGGKFPERIIFFRDGVSDGQFAMVLRFELSAILKACRTIGQTYQPQITFLVVQKRHHTRFFPGLKDELADKNGNVPAGFVVDDTITHPRGMDFYLVSHQSIRGTSRPTKYRVLHDDANMTADDVQQLTFYLCHLYTRCNRSVSYPAPTYYAHHAATRAKHYYNEGRSTIDINNEKDLMEESVKLNERMKQFIQKHPMFFV; from the exons ATGGGTGGCAGAGGAAGAGGAAGGGGACGTG GGCGAGGCCAGCAGCAGGAAAAGGATGAAGAATTTCCAGCATTGGGGCGGCTGCAGATCGACAAGTCGAGTCCCGTGCAGGCGGGGCGAGGCCAGGTCGGCGGCAGCATGTCCAGGGGCTCGCCGGCGTCCAGGGGTTCGCCTGCGTCCAGGGGCTCGCCGGCGTCCAGCGGCTCGCCGGCGTCCAGGGGTTCGCCGGCGTTCAGGGGTTCGCCGGCGTCCAGCAACTGGCCGGCGTCCAGGGGTTCGCCGGCGTCTAGCGGCTCGCCGGCGTCCAGCGGCTCGCCGGCGTCCAGCAACTGGCAGGCGTCCAGCAACTGGCAGGCGTTCAGGGGTTCGCCGGCGTCCAGCGGCTCGCGCTCGTCGCCCGCGGCGAACACGCCCAGCAGGTACAGCCAGCCTTcgacgccggccggccggtcgtCCAGCACCGCCAGCAGTCAGGCGTCTACGCCGAGTAGCCCCAACAG TTCTCGCCCTGGCAATCGGATGGCTGTGGTGACAAACCACTTTGAGATCGAGTGGAACAAGCATATGGTCATCACAATGTACGacgtggaaattaaattgatcagTGAGGACAACACGCTGAAGGACTGTCCCAAGAAATACataaa GCCCGGCATGTACGCGTTTGGTGAGATGGTGTGGCCCAATCAGCATCCTGCATTTGACGGCAGCAAATTACTCTTCAGCTGCGGATCAAAACTGATTAATGGGCCG gagaCCAAAGATGTGACCGTGAGAAATGAAGATCGTTTCAACCAGTCTGGCCAAGCAGAAACCGCCAAACTGCGGATCACGGTGAAAGAGGTTAATGATGTGAGCCTATCTGAAATTGATGAGTTTGTGTGCAAGAATACAGACCAATTTCCCCAACCGGCCATCCAGGCCATCGATGTCGTCTTGCGCAACTCTGGCATGACTAGATCCGG ATTCTTCAAAGTGGGCCGCAACTTTTTCTGGTCTCCTAGAAATCCAAAGAGCCTCGGAGGCGGCATGGACCTTTGGTACGGCGTTTTCCAAAGCGCCACCCTCGGCAAAAGCACCACCCTCGGCACTGGAAGGGTCTTCCTCAATGTGGACG TGGCCCACAAGGGTTTTCCGCGTGCTCAATGGGTGCGAGACCTGGTTGCCGACCTGGGGACTCCCCCACCAAAATTCAACCAGCCTCCGCCACCGCGTTTCAACCCTGAGACTAAGTACCAGTACGGCACCAAACGTTTCCTTGATGAGCAGCTTTGTAACTTTCTCAAAG GTCTCAAGGTTGTGTATGAGATTCCAAACATTGCCAACTCCAAAAGGGTTTACAGAGTGAATAACGTTGTTGCTGGACCTCATGAACACAG ATTCACTCACGAGGACGAAAAAAGACATGAGAAAGAGATGACCGTGGCAAAGTACTATGCTGACGTGAGGCGAtacgaaatcaattttcccaaCTGGCCCTGTCTGCATGTGGGAAGCAGGGACAGGAAAATCTTGGTGCCCATGGAA CTTTGTCGAGTAGCTCCAGATCAGGTGACAGTAAAAAAGCTGAGTGATGAACAGACCAGTAACATGGCCAAAGAAGCAGCCACCATCCCTGAATTTCGCGAAGCCAACATCTTGGCCGCC TTCAAGAGCCTGAGATTGGATGAGGACGCCTGTCTCAAGGAATTCGGTATCAATGTTCAGGCGGCGATGACTCAGGTGGAAGGCAGAGTGCTGCCTCCACCCGCCCTCAAGTACAAGTCGGGGCAGCAGATCAGGGTCAGGAACGGCCAATGGAATATGTACAGGGAGAAGTTCCAGGTGGCCGCCAAAGCTGTGCAGAAGTGGGTCATCATTGACCTCTGTGGAGCTGACGGACAGATTCA gaTATTGACAAATAAGTTGGCTGAGACTGGAGCCAGCCTTGGCATGACTTTTGATGAAAGACCAAAAATCATTAGAAGTGGAATGCTGGACTCCATTCGCGACTTGACCCAATTCCTGGAAAACAAAGCTGAGGAAGGCCCCTTTGACCTGGCTGTCGTCCTCATTCCAGACTATGTCTCTGGACAAAGTCCATACC CTGTGGTGAAGCAAGTACTGGAGCTGAAGGGGAAAATGCTGACCCAGTGCATTCGAAAAACGACGATGGGTAATCTCAACAAGCCGAATGTCGTCAGCAACATCCTTCTAAAAATCAACTCCAAGCTAGACGGCAAGAACCACAGCCTGCACAAGGACAGCAG GCCGCCCTGCTTCAATCAGATCGTGATGATCATGGGAGCAGACGTCACGCACCCGCCACCAGACTCCAAGACGTGCCCCTCAGTCGCAGCT GTGACTGCAAGCCACGACAAGGAAGACGTGTTCAAGTTCAACATGCAGTGGCGGCTGCAGCCGCCCAGAGTGGAGGAAATCCTGGACATGGAGAACATAACGTTGGCTCACCTCAAGTACTTTGCGTCCAAGAACGGCGGAAAATTCCCCGAACGCATCATCTTCTTCAGGGACGGTGTCAGCGATGGACAGTTTGCCATg GTGCTTCGCTTCGAACTGTCAGCCATTCTTAAGGCGTGCAGAACCATCGGGCAGACGTACCAACCGCAAATCACGTTTTTGGTGGTCCAGAAGCGACACCACACCCGGTTCTTTCCAGGCCTAAAAGATGAATTGGCTGATAAGAACGGAAACGTGCCTGCTGGCTTCGTGGTGGACGACACCATCACGCACCCGAGGGGCATGGACTTTTACCTCGTCAGCCACCAGAGCATCCGG ggcACGTCTCGGCCGACCAAGTACAGGGTGCTGCATGACGACGCCAACATGACTGCGGACGATGTGCAGCAGCTCACCTTCTACCTGTGCCACTTGTACACCAGGTGCAACCGCAGCGTCTCCTACCCTGCTCCAA